The sequence below is a genomic window from Paenibacillus sp. DCT19.
CCAAAGCGATGCAGATGGAGGAGGAGATCGGCACCCTTGAAGCGGGCAAGTCAGCAGATCTGCTGGTTCTGAATGTGAATCCATTGACCGATATCAGTCTGCTTGCTAATACAGCCCATATTGAGCAGGTCTATTTATCAGGTGAGCGCTTGAAATAATAAGCAGACAACATAGAGAATGGGGAGAAGTCACCATGTTTAGTCAACCGATTTATATCGCCACGATATTACTTGTCATTTTAGCTATAGGAGAATTAGTCTCCATCTGGTCGAAAGCACGAATTCCTTCCTTGCTCGTTATTCTAATCGGTTATCTACTACTGAACTGGGCCGGATTCTTTCCGCAAGGCGTGGTGTCGAGCTCTGCACTGAGCGCGTTCGGGGCGTTGATGGTGGCTCCGCTTATTGTTCATATGGGAACCTTGATTCCATTGAAACTGATTCGTTCGCAATATAAAGCGATATTGATTTCACTGTTCGGATCACTTATAGCTACAGGGCTCATTTTGTTAATTGTAACGCCATTTTATGGTTATCCTACAGCCGTTGCCGGATCAAGCCCGGTGGTCGGTGGTATTATCTCTTATCTGATCACGGCTACGAAGCTGCAGGAGATGAATCTCGCGCATCTGATTACGATTCCGGCGGTTATTTTGGGGATTCACTCACTCGTGGGCATGCCGCTCGCAACGAATCTACTTCGGAGATATGCACTGAAGCTACAGAAACAGGGTGCTTTTGAGAACAAGACTCCATCGTCAAGTAACGTAAATATTAAGGAAGCGAATGTCAAAACATTTCTTCCGCAGCGTTTCCACACGGCACCAATCTTGCTATTGTTCTTGTTTATTATGGGCAGTCTGTCCATCTATCTTGGCAATATAACCGGGCTTAGCTACAGTATTTGGGCTCTGCTGTTAGGTGTTATTGGACATCTTGTCGGGCTATTCCCATCACGGATTCTGGATAAAGCCAGTACGTCAGGCATTGCTATGATCGGTCTGATTATCGTGGTTATGACAAGTATGGAGTCGATTACGGTGGATGCAGTGGTCAGCTCTATTATTCCCGTATTGTTCATTATCGCAGTCGGGGTGGTTGGGGTAATGATCGGAGGATTCCTTGGTTCTAAGCTATTCAAATGGGACCCGCTGAAAGGTTTGCCAGTAGCGTTAACAGCTCTATTTGGTTTTCCAGGGGACTACATTATCTGTGAAGAAGTGAGTCGTTCTGTTGGACGTGATGAGAATGAACGTCAAGCGATTCTGGATGAGATTTTGACACCTATGCTGGTCGGTGGATTTACAACAGTCACCACAGCTTCTGTATTAATTGCGTCAGTATTGATCAAGACACTGTAAGAGGTTGTTCAAAAAGTCCGCTTTTGATTACGAAGGATGCGCGAGCGGTATCTCAGCGTTGGTTAGTTTAATTTTCTTTATAAAATTGATCTTCTCTTCATCCCAATTTCAGTTTCTATTAAGGTTCGAGGGCTAAGATAAGTCTTGTAAACCCCTTCTCGTGTTAAATAGATGTGTGACTGGCTCCGCCCGGATCGTCCGGCGGGGCATTTTTTTTGTATCTTTGGCTGTGTAGGGTTATGTGATGATGATATGATAGAAGCATACATAATGGGTATACAGAGCAGAGAGATGAAGAGGAAGGAAGGGTTCTCATGGATGTAACGCTGCATACGATGTTTCGACCAATCCAGATCAATGGTACGGATGATCAATCGTATTATGTAGAGAGAATGCCTTCTCCTGATCTGATGGCGTATATTGCTTGCTATTGGGAATCAGGTTTTTTTCGAACAGTGAAGAGAACATATTGCCTAAGCATACGAGTGGATTACCCACTCGGGTATTGCCAGACGGTTGTACGGATATTCTTATAACATATGATGCGGCTCAGTCGAAGCATACGTTATCGTATTGTGGAAACTACACGCAGCCCCTCGTATTTCCCCAAGGAGTAGGTGTGGTTCCGTCCGGGGATTATACGTTTGGTGTGCGCTTTTTTCCTGGAGGGGCTCGGTCATTTCATGGCTTGCCACTGGATGCGTTCACAGATCTGAGGATCGCCCTTGAGGAATGCTGGCCTACGCAGGTGGAGGAACTTCGGGAACGCCTGGCTGCAACGAACAGCTTCCATGAGCGGGTGCGACTTATGGAGGGAACGTTGAAGCAACTGTCGGTACGTATCTCAGC
It includes:
- a CDS encoding helix-turn-helix domain-containing protein; the encoded protein is MPKHTSGLPTRVLPDGCTDILITYDAAQSKHTLSYCGNYTQPLVFPQGVGVVPSGDYTFGVRFFPGGARSFHGLPLDAFTDLRIALEECWPTQVEELRERLAATNSFHERVRLMEGTLKQLSVRISAYEQDLMKNVLHRIFSDGGSMNVHELAMREVVSERQLHRKFAGWIGISPKRFSEIVRFHRVLASIHQNPVSDWAALAVEHGFYDQAHLIRHFRKFYGDTPRIAAKEHHLMMSDLYNRLDKPSVILKS